A region from the Methylocella sp. genome encodes:
- a CDS encoding IS5 family transposase — protein sequence MERCAQGLRAAQDALQSLHPLEPARRLRPHIRRARWRRSKARAHHDRRHASEGASHSGEPAQKGALPRRIGRTKGGLNSKLHVVCDGAGKPLVMLLSEGQMSDHKGARLMLKALPPASMLIADRGYDSNWFRAALKARGVEPCIPPTRSRKLPIAYDKTLYRQRHKIENMFAKLKDWRRIATRYDRCAHTFFSAICIAAAVLFYLNQ from the coding sequence ATGGAAAGATGCGCCCAAGGATTACGGGCCGCACAAGACGCTTTACAATCGCTTCATCCGCTGGAGCCGGCTCGGCGTCTTCGACCGCATATTCGCCGCGCTCGCTGGCGAAGGTCCAAAGCCCGAGCGCATCATGATCGACGCCACGCATCTGAAGGCGCATCGCACAGCGGCGAGCCTGCTCAAAAAGGGGCTCTTCCCCGCCGTATCGGGCGCACGAAAGGCGGACTGAACTCGAAGCTCCACGTCGTTTGCGACGGCGCCGGCAAGCCCCTCGTCATGTTGCTCTCGGAGGGCCAGATGAGCGACCACAAGGGCGCGCGGCTGATGCTCAAGGCTTTACCGCCCGCTTCAATGTTGATCGCCGACAGGGGCTACGACAGCAACTGGTTCCGCGCCGCGCTGAAGGCCAGGGGCGTCGAGCCCTGCATCCCGCCAACCAGAAGCCGCAAGCTTCCCATTGCCTATGACAAGACGCTCTACCGCCAGCGTCACAAAATCGAGAACATGTTCGCCAAGCTCAAGGACTGGCGGCGCATCGCAACCCGCTATGATCGATGCGCCCACACCTTCTTCTCCGCCATCTGCATCGCAGCCGCCGTCCTCTTCTATCTCAATCAATGA
- a CDS encoding DUF6471 domain-containing protein has product MATIADTEREWADRVRRYLKAELKRAEVGYAELARRLSDKGMQETEASITNKLGSGLID; this is encoded by the coding sequence ATGGCGACAATTGCTGATACCGAGAGGGAATGGGCGGATCGCGTCCGCCGATATCTAAAAGCCGAACTGAAGCGGGCCGAGGTCGGCTATGCCGAGCTTGCGCGTCGATTATCCGACAAGGGAATGCAGGAGACAGAGGCTTCAATCACCAATAAGCTAGGCTCAGGACTCATTGATTGA
- a CDS encoding acetolactate decarboxylase encodes MPLHTFFQVSMSGSLVAGVYSGAVTRATILDHGDFGLGTFAGLDGEMVVLEGRVYRVRATGKVSEAALAGQAPFAIVTTFAPSVDEQIDAMDSFDAIKRRLDGYRRSDNLFYPIRIDGAFKHVRTRAVSPPKNHGRLLDAAKAQKEFDFKHAEGTLVGIYSPSFSGAFSVLGYHFHFISTNRLEGN; translated from the coding sequence ATGCCGCTTCATACCTTTTTTCAGGTATCGATGTCGGGCTCGCTTGTCGCTGGCGTGTACTCTGGCGCGGTCACCCGTGCGACTATACTGGATCATGGTGATTTCGGGCTTGGGACGTTCGCTGGCCTCGATGGAGAGATGGTCGTGCTCGAAGGGCGCGTCTATCGAGTCCGGGCGACGGGCAAGGTTTCCGAAGCTGCGTTGGCCGGCCAAGCGCCGTTTGCAATCGTGACGACGTTCGCGCCCAGCGTCGATGAGCAGATCGACGCTATGGACTCTTTTGACGCAATCAAGCGCCGGCTCGATGGGTATCGCAGGTCCGACAACCTTTTCTATCCGATCCGGATTGATGGCGCGTTCAAGCACGTTCGGACGCGCGCGGTTAGTCCGCCCAAAAACCACGGCCGGCTTCTGGACGCTGCGAAGGCGCAAAAGGAGTTCGATTTCAAGCACGCGGAGGGAACGCTCGTCGGCATTTATTCGCCCTCGTTTTCAGGGGCGTTTAGCGTTCTCGGCTACCATTTTCATTTCATTTCGACCAACCGCTTAGAAGGCAATTAA
- a CDS encoding SDR family NAD(P)-dependent oxidoreductase, giving the protein MLWLRGSKGCPSYGRRGTAVKADIRDIAALRRIADQVEHEHGKIDIVVANAAIQGWKLLMEMDDMDWRDQIENNLNGAANTVRASGPKNGFAELWPFHPALVHAGQDGDKGRSQLLGVQVGHSRLDEVSGP; this is encoded by the coding sequence ATGCTTTGGTTACGAGGTTCGAAAGGCTGTCCTTCCTACGGTCGGCGCGGAACAGCGGTCAAGGCCGACATCAGGGACATCGCAGCCCTTCGCCGCATTGCCGATCAGGTCGAACATGAGCACGGCAAGATCGACATAGTGGTCGCCAACGCCGCCATACAGGGTTGGAAGCTTTTGATGGAAATGGACGACATGGATTGGCGAGACCAGATCGAGAATAATCTCAATGGCGCCGCGAACACGGTCCGCGCCTCCGGCCCCAAAAATGGTTTCGCGGAACTATGGCCGTTTCATCCTGCTCTCGTCCATGCAGGGCAAGATGGGGACAAAGGGCGGAGCCAGTTACTCGGCGTCCAAGTGGGGCATTCTCGGCTTGATGAAGTCAGCGGCCCTTGA
- a CDS encoding SDR family NAD(P)-dependent oxidoreductase, whose product MQGKMGTKGGASYSASKWGILGLMKSAALELGQYTITVNVLIPGLIGTLLTYNEQRFRAAIIQSNRPPTANPTAQELGTPVRPQCPFRSAGCSQRMFRRWRYFWRQMPPPWRLAGNLR is encoded by the coding sequence ATGCAGGGCAAGATGGGGACAAAGGGCGGAGCCAGTTACTCGGCGTCCAAGTGGGGCATTCTCGGCTTGATGAAGTCAGCGGCCCTTGAACTTGGCCAGTACACCATTACCGTCAACGTCCTCATTCCCGGGCTTATTGGCACGCTCCTCACCTATAATGAGCAGCGTTTCCGCGCGGCGATAATTCAGTCGAACAGGCCCCCTACAGCCAATCCGACGGCGCAGGAGCTTGGGACGCCCGTGCGCCCACAGTGCCCCTTCAGGTCGGCTGGCTGCAGCCAGAGGATGTTTCGCCGATGGCGGTATTTTTGGCGTCAGATGCCGCCGCCCTGGCGACTGGCGGGGAATTTGAGGTGA
- a CDS encoding IS5 family transposase (programmed frameshift), producing the protein MNRDQFWLTDAQFAKIAPHLPTDTRGKARVDDRRVISGIIHVLKSGGRWIDAPLEYGPKKTLYNRYVRWAAKGVWIDLFHALAQAGGPPAQVLIDSSAVKAHRSASGGKGGRRNQAIGRSRGGRTTKIHALTDADCRPLSFMLTGGQIADCSAGAELIARLPPCEILHGDKGYDANAIRRQVEERGAMPNIPPKANRRWKNCFSPFLYRNRNAIERMFCRLKDFRRVATRYDRNAINFLATVCIAATVCYWL; encoded by the exons ATGAATCGGGATCAATTCTGGCTGACGGACGCGCAGTTCGCGAAGATCGCGCCGCATCTTCCCACGGACACGCGCGGCAAGGCGCGCGTCGATGATCGCCGGGTGATCAGCGGGATCATTCATGTGCTGAAATCTGGCGGACGCTGGATTGACGCGCCGCTGGAGTACGGGCCAAAGAAGACTCTCTACAATCGCTACGTTCGCTGGGCTGCTAAGGGCGTTTGGATCGATCTGTTCCACGCGCTTGCGCAAGCAGGCGGGCCGCCGGCGCAGGTCCTCATCGACTCCTCGGCGGTCAAGGCGCATCGCTCGGCCAGTGGCGGCAAAGGGGGGAGAAGAA ATCAGGCCATCGGCCGTTCGCGCGGCGGGCGCACAACCAAAATCCACGCATTGACCGATGCGGACTGCCGCCCGCTGTCTTTCATGCTCACCGGCGGCCAAATCGCCGATTGCTCGGCGGGCGCGGAGCTTATCGCGCGACTTCCTCCTTGCGAAATCCTCCATGGCGACAAGGGCTACGACGCAAATGCGATCCGTCGGCAGGTCGAGGAGCGCGGAGCTATGCCGAATATCCCGCCCAAGGCCAATCGCAGGTGGAAGAACTGCTTCTCGCCCTTCCTCTATCGAAACCGCAACGCCATCGAACGCATGTTCTGCCGCCTGAAAGACTTCAGGCGCGTGGCTACCCGCTACGACCGAAACGCCATAAACTTCCTCGCGACAGTCTGCATCGCCGCTACCGTTTGCTACTGGTTGTGA
- a CDS encoding thiamine pyrophosphate-binding protein codes for MSKKSDGQPKNGAEVVVRTLEARGVEYVFGVPGAKIDGVFNALLDSSSPYRAMAGFSSLQWGWGQR; via the coding sequence ATGTCGAAGAAATCGGATGGACAGCCAAAGAACGGGGCTGAAGTAGTTGTCCGTACGCTTGAAGCGCGCGGGGTGGAGTATGTGTTTGGCGTACCCGGCGCTAAGATTGACGGCGTTTTCAACGCTCTGCTTGATTCAAGCTCTCCATATCGGGCGATGGCGGGTTTCTCTTCTCTGCAATGGGGCTGGGGACAGCGGTGA
- a CDS encoding thiamine pyrophosphate-dependent enzyme, whose amino-acid sequence MGLGTAVRIKAHIVHMIWIDGTYDMVAEQEVMKYGRPSGCDFGPVVPVKYAEAFGATGLMIRTADEIAPVLQKAFDTPGPVIVGVHVDYGDNLSFSRWSIPTASISIGSLEENPVLLQRVK is encoded by the coding sequence ATGGGGCTGGGGACAGCGGTGAGGATCAAAGCGCACATTGTGCATATGATCTGGATCGACGGCACATACGACATGGTGGCTGAACAGGAGGTGATGAAATATGGCCGGCCGTCAGGCTGCGATTTTGGGCCGGTCGTTCCAGTGAAATACGCCGAAGCATTCGGAGCAACCGGTCTCATGATACGGACAGCGGACGAAATCGCTCCGGTCTTGCAGAAAGCATTTGATACCCCTGGACCGGTCATCGTCGGGGTCCACGTGGACTACGGCGACAACCTCAGCTTTTCGAGATGGTCGATCCCAACAGCCTCCATTAGCATCGGCTCGCTGGAGGAGAACCCCGTTCTGCTCCAGCGCGTCAAGTAA
- the dcm gene encoding DNA (cytosine-5-)-methyltransferase — translation MRGFYEFFAGGGMARAGLGLGWTCLFANDFDARKSAAYRLNWVGGELKTGDVAALQLSDLPKQRANLAWASFPCQDLSLAGAGAGLKGARSGTFYPFWALIEGLIGQSRAPDLIVLENVNGALTSHGGSDFAALCAHLHNGGYRFGAMIVDAVHFLPQSRPRLFVVGVRSGWETPPETQLDLESGAASIWHPPALRNAYASLPSHIQESWVWWTLPPPESRRVVLADLLEDDSLVAWRTQAETQGLLAMMSENNLLKVERARRAGRRIAGCVYRRTRTGALGVRLQRAEVRFDGLSGCLRTPAGGSSRQLILIVDGLSVKSRLISARETARLMGLPDAYLLPQNYNEAYHLTGDGVVVPVVRHLAEHLLEPILAHHDAATVVAA, via the coding sequence GTGCGCGGATTCTACGAATTCTTTGCGGGGGGCGGCATGGCGCGAGCGGGCCTTGGGCTGGGCTGGACCTGTCTATTCGCCAATGATTTCGACGCCCGAAAAAGCGCCGCTTACCGGCTGAATTGGGTTGGCGGCGAACTGAAGACCGGCGACGTCGCGGCGCTGCAACTGTCGGATCTTCCAAAGCAGCGAGCCAACCTGGCCTGGGCATCCTTTCCCTGCCAGGATCTGTCCTTGGCGGGGGCGGGGGCCGGCCTTAAGGGCGCGCGAAGCGGGACATTTTACCCTTTTTGGGCATTGATCGAGGGTTTGATCGGCCAAAGTCGAGCGCCTGATCTTATCGTGCTCGAAAACGTCAATGGCGCATTAACCTCGCATGGCGGCAGCGACTTCGCCGCCCTTTGCGCTCATTTGCACAACGGCGGCTATCGCTTCGGGGCGATGATCGTCGACGCCGTTCACTTCCTGCCGCAATCGCGCCCGCGCCTGTTCGTCGTCGGCGTTCGGAGCGGATGGGAAACTCCGCCAGAGACGCAGTTGGATCTGGAAAGCGGCGCCGCCTCGATCTGGCATCCCCCCGCGTTGCGAAACGCCTACGCGTCATTGCCTTCGCACATCCAAGAGTCGTGGGTCTGGTGGACGCTGCCGCCGCCAGAATCGCGCCGAGTCGTTCTGGCCGATTTGCTGGAGGATGATTCGCTTGTCGCCTGGCGAACGCAGGCTGAAACGCAGGGCTTGCTTGCGATGATGAGCGAAAACAATCTTCTGAAGGTCGAGCGAGCAAGACGTGCCGGGCGCCGCATCGCGGGCTGCGTCTACAGACGCACGCGCACCGGCGCTCTGGGCGTCCGGCTGCAACGCGCGGAGGTGCGGTTTGATGGGCTTTCGGGATGCTTGCGCACCCCTGCGGGCGGATCCAGTCGCCAGCTGATCCTGATCGTGGATGGGCTAAGCGTGAAATCGCGCCTGATTTCCGCGCGCGAAACTGCTCGGCTCATGGGCTTGCCCGATGCATATCTACTGCCGCAAAACTATAACGAGGCCTATCATCTGACGGGGGATGGCGTCGTCGTTCCGGTCGTTCGGCACCTTGCTGAACATTTGCTTGAGCCAATCCTTGCGCATCACGACGCGGCGACAGTGGTCGCCGCATGA
- a CDS encoding very short patch repair endonuclease produces the protein MEPSCNAPNRLRSAIMRSVKSTNTRPEMIVRSLAHRLGFRFRLHRKALPGSPDLVFVGRRKVIFVHGCFWHGHDCKRGSRMPKANADYWSSKIAGNKARDAKTQAALAAAGWGVMIVWECETKDSEALGARILDFL, from the coding sequence TTGGAGCCCTCATGCAACGCGCCTAACCGGCTGCGCAGCGCCATTATGCGCTCGGTCAAATCGACGAACACGCGGCCGGAAATGATCGTCCGCTCGCTCGCGCATCGGCTGGGCTTTCGCTTTCGGTTGCATCGCAAGGCGCTTCCCGGAAGTCCCGACCTCGTCTTCGTTGGACGGCGTAAAGTGATTTTCGTCCATGGGTGCTTTTGGCATGGGCATGATTGCAAGCGGGGCAGCCGCATGCCGAAGGCGAACGCTGATTACTGGAGCTCAAAAATCGCGGGCAATAAGGCGCGCGACGCCAAGACGCAGGCGGCGCTCGCCGCGGCTGGTTGGGGCGTCATGATCGTCTGGGAATGCGAGACTAAAGATTCCGAAGCTCTCGGCGCACGGATATTGGATTTTCTGTGA
- a CDS encoding septal ring lytic transglycosylase RlpA family protein: protein MLAKRLLCFLPRRFAAFWWFSLTSFAPRSLFVAGLIGGAALTLGGCAQQPPLQRVAHSKEYFPSSIYGAASERVVADGETVPRGGGAYMVGKPYSVAGHTYYPSEKQYAATGLASWYGDAFHGRRTANGEVYDREGITAAHPTMPLPSYARVTNLRNNYSMIVRVNDRGPFAANRIMDVSRKTAEALDFRRTGTAKVKVEYIGAASIDGSDDAKLLATLRLDGPARLDGRDGGPPTMVAEREPFRTASAEPVQIARVAQVDESETASIPEPPARNAVGRSFAGVAPLPPARPFDLGMAPAGRVRVATRQANN from the coding sequence ATGCTAGCGAAACGGCTTCTGTGTTTTTTACCGCGCCGTTTTGCTGCTTTTTGGTGGTTCTCTCTGACGTCATTTGCGCCCCGCAGCCTCTTCGTCGCCGGACTTATCGGAGGCGCGGCTTTAACTCTCGGGGGATGCGCGCAGCAGCCGCCTTTGCAGCGCGTCGCCCATTCCAAGGAATATTTCCCCTCATCGATCTACGGCGCAGCAAGTGAGCGCGTCGTCGCCGATGGCGAAACAGTGCCGCGCGGCGGCGGCGCCTATATGGTCGGCAAACCCTATTCGGTCGCGGGACATACTTATTATCCGAGCGAAAAGCAGTATGCCGCGACTGGCCTTGCCTCGTGGTATGGCGACGCCTTCCATGGCCGGCGCACAGCCAATGGCGAGGTCTATGATCGCGAGGGCATCACCGCCGCGCACCCGACCATGCCGTTGCCGAGCTACGCGCGCGTCACCAATCTGCGCAATAATTATTCGATGATCGTGCGCGTCAACGATCGCGGTCCTTTCGCAGCTAACCGCATAATGGACGTATCGCGCAAAACCGCCGAAGCGCTTGACTTCCGGCGCACCGGCACAGCCAAGGTCAAAGTTGAATATATCGGAGCGGCCAGCATCGATGGTTCGGACGACGCCAAATTGCTGGCCACCTTGCGCCTCGATGGGCCGGCGAGACTTGATGGCCGCGATGGCGGCCCCCCGACTATGGTCGCCGAGCGAGAACCATTCCGCACGGCCTCGGCTGAGCCTGTCCAAATAGCCCGCGTCGCGCAGGTGGATGAAAGCGAAACCGCAAGCATTCCCGAGCCTCCGGCGCGGAATGCCGTAGGCCGCTCGTTCGCGGGCGTCGCGCCGCTCCCTCCGGCGCGTCCGTTTGATCTTGGGATGGCTCCAGCCGGCCGCGTGCGCGTCGCAACCCGGCAGGCCAA